CAAGAGATATCAGCTTCACATACATAGCCCGATAAAATGCATAATGACGTCGCAATGACGACATACAACCATGTTCTCGACATGCCTACGCATCTACAAAGTAAAActataataaatagaaaaaatgtattagaTTAATATAAATGGTTTTAACTTCATATAATACCcttagttttaattattgttgttCATAGTGCATTTTTACCAAATATCTTTTTAGTAAATAAGGTTTGTTATTTATAATGTCCTCAACAGAGCCCGTAACTGTAAACTCAATAACTTATAAAGCAACCActaatgtgtaggcctaatatagtcCCAATATATTGCAATGCAATACTATATAATCGACTGTACAATTTATTCTGTGAAACTTAACTCAATAAAACTTGTCGGTAACAAATAAATCTTTTCTATGTACGAACAAATAATTATGCCTGTACTCACTTGATTTTCTGCCTTGTAATTCTTAATATCCAACACAACATTCAGAATAAAAGCCCTTATAATTATCTACGTCGAATACAAATGACAACCACAAGAATAAAGCATGCTGGCGTAGATTGACCTGTTTTTAGTCGTAGGAAGGTTATTAAGTGTAAATGAACGAACAGTGTATTGAAAAGTGCTAATCCTCATTATTAAGCCGTGCTCATCGATGGTTTCCACACAAATCCCCTTCAGTTGGTAATGAACCGGATATAcagatataaaaataatgatgtatTATTGCGGAGGTGTCCGTCCAGAtggaattaattaaattatgattaatataGTAATTGAATAATTTCAAAATAGTTTCGTTTTGTTGCTTAAGATATTAGACCTATATTGATTATATTCCAGACCTCACGTTTTACCAAGCAATGACCAGTAGGGTCTACAATATTACCTTTTCACATTTTTCTTCATTGTAGTTTAATTTAAAGGTCAGCATGCCtttaaaacattcttttttttatttgtctgCGTTTAAAATCGGTTTTCCACATATCCAttaaattcgcctagtggaaacgCGGCtttactacactatcaaacttgatgtgaccaaaaaatgtgatgtgcccatatggacacgatgatggcATATTtgacttttttgtcaaactagttgaattgaattgaaatatatatttatactgggtaacctcttcagtcaaagactggtctcccagagggcccagttggtgatcagtggctgtgatgtactaatacaccggggtaaccccctactcgtctcgaaagatgtactaggttctttaaagtgcacacgagctagatgtgtacactggacctacggtttatagtccttatccgagaagactcgttctaccaccagaaccatggagtgagtgagcctcgaacccatgccgatgttatggctacgtaatgacggttccactgtcttaaccgcttggccactcactcactcacacttgatagtgtagacggagatGGTGCATTGTTCTAACGGTATTTGATAAAGAATTTGAAATGCTATAAGTGCGCTGCTCATTCATATATAACAGTGTTTAAGAACTTTGTAATAAAGAATTTGAGACACAGTTCCTGTACAAATAAGTTTTTAATAAGATCTAAATTAGGCTGTAACAATAACAGGAAAAAATTCCATGTTGTCAAACATACACTTGTAGAACATGATACAGATGATTACTGTAGATAACACATAGCtgatgtacagtatacataACCATTACCACAAAGCCTGTATGTATTAGACAGGTAGTGATTACCACAACACTATTGCTGTTATGCAACATACACCATTACTCAACTGCATGACACATTtcatttgtttcaaattgtattTAAGGATTATAAGTTGTATTTAGGCACACAGTAGAACCCCTTATTAGGGGGAAAATCAATCCCCTTAGTAGGGGGGTCACCTGACTAGGGATGTCACCTGACTAGGGATGTCACCTGActaggggtgtcacctgaatagggatTGGCCATAGTGCCAAAACATATTTTCAGGTGTTTGTAGACATTGtattttgaacaaataaaattgtaaactatttcaGTCCTTGTATGAAGCTTCTCAAAGAAAAGCtctaattttgaaaattaaaaccAGATAATAAACAGATTCCAGTGTATttgcaaattatttaatgacAAACAACTATATTTTGTAGAAAAATCATTATGCCTTAGGATTTTGCAATTGGCATGGTAGGTAGGTCATGTATACCGTCCTTGTCAACGATTCGAACATGGAATGACGGTAAATTGACAATAAACCTCTTCTGTACTTCTGTGAGTGCTTTCTGCAACAGTTCTACCGCTTCATCTTGTGACAAACCTGTCAAAATACAACGATAACGACTAGTACTGTTTATGTTTACtttgtattaactattattattattctgaatttagGCATATTGTAAAGTCTAAAACgctatgcgacaaaaaaatgtaatgtgcccataatatggacatgatgattttcatatttaagcatatcactacactatttaagtatatcactaccatatttagcatattaataccatatttaagcatatcactaccatatttaagcatatcactaccatatttaagcatatcactaccataaaaGCATATCAGTAGTAccaaatttaagcatattactaccatatttaagcatatcactaccatatttgggcacatcacgctttttttgtcaaactagtttgatagtgtagacagatcttaataAGTGCactcattcactatccttctcagAGGTGGCAACACAAAATATACACAAGATGTTCTACACAGGCTTAAAGACGTCTAATGGGAGTTCTATTTTAGTTTGAGAACCCAGGACCCTGTGCAGGGTAGGATGTGAATCTATGTTGTGTGTATAAGGTATCTAATCATCATCTTAACAAGAGGAAGTCAGAACTAGAATtctgttttttaatattttagataCATCATCAGATACGTTTAGACTGGATACATATGTCTGGTTTCCAGAATTGTGGCATTCCAAATGCATTTTTAATGCTAAAAAGAACTTTTGGACgtcaaaaaaaaaagagattccACCCTGTGTTGGGTATTTAGGCTCCTATAAAGGTAAAGGTGAGTcacgtgttctctgaacgtaggggaatgagctgttaggagctcattgtactaagcctcggcattatgtggtagggtggccagttcctttccacgctgcctttttttctccctagtattttcaaccaggtactcatttacagccaagtggactgggagttgtcgggaattgaacccgggtctatctgtatgacagtcaagtgtcctaaccactcggctatcaaCAACTCCTAGGAGGCTCCTATAGAGGGCCTATTTCTATGTTctaaatagagggcgctataacaACTACTCCAATTTTACATTACACGTTATTACTATGAACTAAAACAAATGATACAAACCTTTTTTGTAATATCTGTCTAATACACTGAGCGAGAAAAATGAGCCATATCCATGAGCAGCAAATGGAACTTGATTGAGAGATGCTAGGTAATCCATGTAATATAATGATGGGCCGTCCTTATCATCTACCCCTGCCATTAATAAATTCACCTGATATGCCGACTGCAATGCAAATATACACAATGCAAAATACGCTAACTATAATAATTTCAGCAGATACATGTATGAAATTGTAGGTGTCACATCAACATTAATTTACTACTGCAGttactacattttgtttacatgtaataatgcattttagtttgttttattgtttatggGTCATTCAGATTTGCTAATGAAACTAGGTTTAAGACTAAAAAAATGTGGTTACCTTCAGTAACTGCGGTAGAACAATTTACATGGCC
This genomic stretch from Antedon mediterranea chromosome 11, ecAntMedi1.1, whole genome shotgun sequence harbors:
- the LOC140062125 gene encoding proteasome subunit beta type-2-like; the protein is MEFLIGIVGDGFVLVASDRTSARSVFVMKHDQDKMFKLSDKIALLAVGDSGDTVQFAEFIQKNLQLYKMRNGYELSPHAAANFTRKQLADALRTRSAYQVNLLMAGVDDKDGPSLYYMDYLASLNQVPFAAHGYGSFFSLSVLDRYYKKGLSQDEAVELLQKALTEVQKRFIVNLPSFHVRIVDKDGIHDLPTMPIAKS